taccataaaaacgactaaatttaaaaaagaaattcccGAAATGGTAAAAGACTCAACTAGAAGAAATGGAgggagattttttttatttccaatcCAGATCAAACATCAACTTGTCACACAGAGGGCGTTCACGTGTCACACAAAAAATGCACACGCACGCACGCcccaaaatattttccatatccCTTTTAACCCACTTTCCTCGATCTAGACATGGGGGGGTTTAATACCCTTTCTTAGAtgggaaaaattaaatatagggACCCTTTTCTTGTCAAAACGAAAGGGAAAACAAAGAGGCgttcttcaaaaattttagGCTCAAACCAACTCtttcaaaaatgaagaattatAGAAGaagattgagagagagagagagagagagagagagagggcgTGTCTGGGGGTGGGGGGTGATTTCTTttgggggctagggttaggtttttctcctatttatagggttcaataaaatctttaggtaattaattAGGGTTCAAAATTTTGGGATATTACAACGAGTGCCTCGTTCCTCGTATACTTATCGAAACCACTCCTGTCTGGGATCGCAAGAACAGATCCAAAAGCCAAGAAGCAGCTGCATTCAATTAGTTCACCACATGTTGATCATCTGCATTTCTCCATAATAAAACTTTCCTCTTTTGAAGGTTTATCAATACGTCATTGCCTCACATATTTATCATTCCTTTACACACACAGTCACACACTCTAATGTGTGTAAATAAACGATTGATGATCCATTTTTGCTAGAGGTCTGCAATTTgcagtaatttaatttgaggTTCTACAcgaatcaaattaataattatgttattatgtatttatacattatttttaaaacgtttatattaatatatgatttaagtttatcatatttacttttatatctCCAAAATGACTAGGCAAGATTAACAAATTGATTCCAAGATAAAAGTGCCGTAAGCCTATAATTCCAACATAAATTAAGAgcaaaatattatactacctTCGTCCCGCATTAGGAGTTACATTTGTTATTCTgtactcattttataaaattaataataaatagttaaagtggagaaataataaagtaagagagaggagtcTTCTccacattattttttctcttaattactttgttatttctataatttaactatttattactccctccattccatagtaatagagtcattttgttattttggtacgttccatagtaatagagtcatttccctttttagtaaaagtcaacacattttttcacacctactttactctctcttaatctctctacctttttcatttttcactttattcttcctttacttaactcacctaacacaatttttcttaatctccgtgccggaAAAAAAcgtctctattactatggaacggagggagtatcatttttataaaacgagtgcagaaagcAAATGTGACTTCTAATGCGGGACGATGGTAGTACTTCATCCgttcctgaaaaatatgaacatatgGTTTGACACAGATTGTagtgtataattgataaagtaagagaaatataaagagtagtgtaaataatgttagtggagagtGGATTTCACatcattaataatatattgtaatggtataagttgtaatgTAATGTGTAAAGGTAATGtggtatttaattattctaaaattagaaaatttatagtattttttaggaactgattaataagaaatactccctccgtccacgaaaaatagggcatatttgccattttttattgtccacgaaaaataggatacattccaaaaatgaaagttttcaacaacttctctcttactttttttctcttctctcgtactaataatattgacCTCACGTTCAACTAatactacttctctcttactttttttctttctctcgtacttttttttcttttctcttactttaccaattctatattaaaattcgtatcaTTTACAAAGtgtcttattttttatggacggagggtGTATGGTTTATACTTTCAGGTTTCAGGTACAGGGtgtaatatatatgtataggcTAATGAGTCATAAAGTTCTGGTAAATAATAGTCTCTGAAACAGACGAAATAGTCTGTgtcatctttaattttgacGCAACTAAAACTTTAATACATGATAATTTACTTTCGAGCAGCCACGACCCACGAGGATTTAAAACACACAAAGTAAATAGTCAAAATCCGAGTTGGTAATGTAAATTATAGTCAAAATtggaaataattttaaaagactAATAAAATTCCAACCACAGTGATCCCAAGTCATACTTTTTCTTGCCgtaatattacaaaaatttcaaCGGTCACGTATGATGTATAATTGTGCAGGTGTGAGGTCTCTTCCTATGATTTTGTAGATATTATGAAAGTTTACTTTTGTTTGTTTACTAATTAatgatttcattttagttattttggtttgaattaaatattactccaccacttaatagattaaatttatttagattaGCTTTCCAATTCGATTGAAGATATTcttttcatccaaaaaaataagcTTATAAATGGACGAAGcaaattttaatgagaaattggtaaaataagcgAAAAAAAGAAACCGATAgagtttgagaaaaaaaaagagtaaaagtgGATTAAGTACTTATAAGAGAATAAGTGCTATagacaatttaataatttagatttGTAAACTCatgtttgtgtatttattaAGTTATGTTTTGGTCATTCTCAAAAGCGActtatttgttgatttttaaataacacGAGATGCTGATTTTTCAGTTTCACATGGTCAAACCCGATTTGAGGCAGCGGTCTCCATAAAACTCTTGTTGTTGATGGAAACTGCAAAGCTAGTAAAATAGTAATGCAAATGGATCAGCAACTCTTCACAAAACTGCTCTTCTGTTTCCTCACCATATTCAAACTCTGCATTGCTGCACAATCTGATCACACACTCTCTCCAAACCAAACTCTTGTCGATGGTCAGCTTTTAATCTCTTCCTCCAAAATATTCGAGCTCGGATTCTCTTCTCCAGCCAACAACACCCGAAGATTCCTCGTAATCCGCTACCGGAACACCCCGGACGTGTTCGTGTGGCTCGCCAACCGAGAAACACCGCTCACTGGCCGACAAGGACGCCTCACTCTAACCAACAACGGAAGCCTAATCCTCACTTCACCACACCTCACAACAACCTTATGGATTCCGAGTTCTGATGCTACTGTATCATCTCCAACTCTCCAGCTTCTGGACTCTGGCAACCTCGTCCTCACAGGGGACAAACAGGGGACTTATCTATGGCAGAGCTTCGACTACCCGTGCAACACGCGCCTGCCTGGCATGACGATGACTGTCGATCGCGCTAAATATCTGACGTCGTGGAGAAGTTCTAACGATCCGTTTCCTGGTGAGTACAGTTACGGGATCAGCAACGAGGGATTGTCTCAAATCGTCGTCGCtaaggggaagaagaagacatACAGAACCGTGTTTTGGAATAACGAATTCGTCGGTTTTCCGAATTTAGGAGAGAGGGCTTGGATGACCGAGGCAACGTCGAGGAAGGGGAGATTGGTCTCGGTGACTAATCCCATTGACGATCCAGGGATCACGAGGATCACGTTGAATCCAGGGGGCATGGTCGAGCGATTCATGATGAATGAGAGGAGAGATGGCTGGACCTCCATGCTTGCTTCCCCGCGGGATTCGTGTGAGGTCTATGGGAAGTGTGGTGGCAACGGTATCTGCAAGGTCTACATGACCCCGATATGTGAGTGTCTGAAGGGATTCAGGCCGAGGGCCGAGACGGAGTGAGCGGTTTATGAGTGGAGACGAGGTTGTTATAGAGATATTCCGTTCGATTGTCGGACGGAAGATGCATTTATGAGGTTGGATGGGATTAAGTTTCCGGATTCAGTTGATTATAGGTTGACTGAGGGTGTCAGTATTGATGAGTGTGGGAAACAATGCTTGAGCAACTGTAATTGTACGGCTTATGCTGATCCGTATTCGGATAGTGAGAGCAATTGCTTGATGTGGTTCGGGGATTTGATAGACTTGCGCGAGGAGGGTGGCCAGGGAGATGGACAAGGGCCGACTATCTACATTCGCATGCCAGCTTCAGAACTCGGTAGGATGAGTATCAATTTTAGAGTGTTTCTTCGTTCGTATCATTAATGCTGGTACTAAATAACGAACGTT
The genomic region above belongs to Salvia hispanica cultivar TCC Black 2014 chromosome 3, UniMelb_Shisp_WGS_1.0, whole genome shotgun sequence and contains:
- the LOC125209510 gene encoding G-type lectin S-receptor-like serine/threonine-protein kinase At4g27290, with the protein product MDQQLFTKLLFCFLTIFKLCIAAQSDHTLSPNQTLVDGQLLISSSKIFELGFSSPANNTRRFLVIRYRNTPDVFVWLANRETPLTGRQGRLTLTNNGSLILTSPHLTTTLWIPSSDATVSSPTLQLLDSGNLVLTGDKQGTYLWQSFDYPCNTRLPGMTMTVDRAKYLTSWRSSNDPFPGEYSYGISNEGLSQIVVAKGKKKTYRTVFWNNEFVGFPNLGERAWMTEATSRKGRLVSVTNPIDDPGITRITLNPGGMVERFMMNERRDGWTSMLASPRDSCEVYGKCGGNGICKVYMTPICECLKGFRPRAETE